Proteins co-encoded in one Opitutus terrae PB90-1 genomic window:
- a CDS encoding esterase/lipase family protein, whose translation MVRPLYRWWLPALLGLVVSGSAPAAGAAGEHVILLHGLARTDRSMAPLKAALERDGFVVANVAYPSRTARIAELSEQAIGPALEECRREGATTVHFVTHSLGGILVRSYLARHRVPELGHVVMLAPPNQGSELVDVLGGWALFGFVNGPAGRELGTKSDSVPCRLGAVNYSVGVVAGNRSINWINSLLIPGPDDGKVSIERTKLAGMADHLVVPATHPFLMRDAEAIRQTIRFLHTGRFDHPGAPKAAAEMPPRQRVTVCENPGIRDNDVQS comes from the coding sequence GTGGTTCGACCCCTTTACCGCTGGTGGCTGCCCGCCCTGCTCGGTCTGGTGGTGAGCGGATCTGCGCCCGCGGCCGGCGCGGCGGGCGAACACGTCATCCTGCTGCACGGGCTTGCGCGGACCGACCGATCGATGGCCCCGCTGAAAGCGGCTTTGGAACGCGACGGCTTTGTGGTCGCGAATGTCGCTTATCCGTCGCGCACGGCGAGGATCGCGGAGTTGAGCGAGCAAGCAATCGGGCCGGCGCTGGAGGAGTGCCGGCGCGAAGGCGCGACGACGGTGCACTTCGTGACGCATTCGCTCGGTGGGATCCTGGTGCGCAGTTATTTGGCGCGGCACCGCGTGCCGGAACTCGGCCACGTCGTGATGCTCGCGCCGCCGAACCAAGGCAGCGAACTGGTCGATGTGCTGGGCGGGTGGGCGCTGTTCGGATTTGTGAACGGACCGGCTGGCCGCGAGCTGGGCACGAAATCCGACTCGGTGCCGTGTCGGCTCGGCGCGGTGAATTACAGTGTCGGCGTGGTCGCGGGGAACCGGTCCATCAACTGGATCAACAGCCTGCTGATTCCCGGACCGGATGATGGCAAGGTCTCGATCGAGCGGACCAAACTCGCGGGGATGGCGGATCACCTCGTGGTGCCGGCGACGCATCCTTTCCTCATGCGCGATGCCGAGGCGATTCGGCAGACGATCCGGTTTCTGCACACCGGCCGGTTTGATCATCCCGGGGCGCCGAAGGCTGCGGCCGAGATGCCACCGCGGCAGCGTGTAACTGTGTGCGAGAATCCGGGTATTCGGGATAACGACGTACAATCATGA
- a CDS encoding TolB family protein has protein sequence MRFLRRFPLIVAALAFTLTATAAESSGVGQRFPSEKRMMTDKVTGLPITVLTTDPANDAKPYQTHTTWTADGQWIIFRSDRGGSGSQAFIVNEKSGDILQLTAGPRTGTGSLNLGHKSMRLFYMRGGPAFGPRAAEEPALPRELVELDLAKLIPDAMAGTVKEASAYERVVCVLPAELRDSGGFALDADESCAYWGVTWGPPPARPAPTHANRTSDGRSQVDSKNTDPKEERAAARERFANAGKGPGGIRRIDLKTGEITKVIDLDIRMGHVQTNLWVPGEIIYCHETTGDAPQRMWTVRGDGTGNRPLYVETPDEWVTHETVAGPDEVMFNIMGHLPYLREHPTGVAVINLRTNAMKLLGQVEENMGQGRLGGFWHCNGSPDGRWAVADNFSGNVTLIDRRNGQQRLLTTDHKMRPDHTHPIFSPDSKRVAIQSGQLTDGKSLDLMVIDIPAGW, from the coding sequence ATGAGATTCCTCCGCCGTTTCCCCCTCATCGTCGCAGCGCTCGCCTTCACGCTCACCGCCACCGCCGCCGAGTCGTCCGGTGTCGGCCAGCGCTTCCCCTCCGAGAAACGCATGATGACCGACAAGGTCACCGGCCTGCCGATCACCGTGCTCACGACCGATCCGGCCAACGACGCCAAGCCTTACCAGACGCACACCACGTGGACGGCCGATGGCCAGTGGATCATTTTCCGCTCCGATCGCGGCGGCAGCGGTTCGCAGGCGTTCATCGTCAACGAAAAATCCGGCGACATCCTCCAACTCACCGCCGGACCGCGCACGGGCACGGGCAGCCTCAACCTCGGCCACAAATCGATGCGGCTTTTCTATATGCGCGGCGGTCCCGCTTTCGGCCCGCGCGCCGCGGAGGAACCCGCGCTCCCGCGCGAGCTCGTCGAACTCGATCTCGCGAAACTCATTCCCGACGCGATGGCCGGCACGGTCAAAGAAGCCTCCGCCTACGAGCGGGTCGTGTGCGTGCTGCCCGCAGAGCTGCGCGACTCCGGCGGTTTCGCCCTCGATGCGGATGAGTCCTGCGCCTACTGGGGCGTGACGTGGGGCCCGCCGCCCGCGCGACCGGCGCCGACGCACGCGAACCGCACGAGCGACGGTCGCTCGCAGGTCGATTCGAAGAACACCGATCCGAAAGAGGAACGCGCCGCCGCCCGCGAACGTTTCGCCAACGCCGGCAAAGGCCCCGGTGGCATCCGGCGCATCGATCTGAAAACCGGCGAGATCACCAAGGTCATCGACCTCGATATCCGCATGGGCCACGTGCAGACCAACCTCTGGGTGCCCGGCGAAATCATCTACTGCCACGAAACCACGGGCGACGCCCCGCAGCGCATGTGGACCGTGCGCGGCGACGGCACCGGCAACCGGCCACTGTATGTCGAGACGCCCGACGAGTGGGTCACGCATGAAACCGTGGCCGGACCCGACGAGGTCATGTTCAACATCATGGGTCACCTGCCCTACCTGCGCGAACATCCCACCGGCGTCGCCGTGATCAACCTCCGCACGAATGCCATGAAGCTCCTTGGCCAGGTGGAGGAGAACATGGGCCAGGGCCGGCTCGGCGGATTCTGGCACTGCAACGGATCGCCCGATGGTCGCTGGGCCGTCGCGGACAATTTTTCCGGCAACGTCACCCTGATCGATCGGCGCAACGGCCAGCAACGGCTGCTCACCACCGATCACAAGATGAGACCCGACCACACGCATCCGATCTTCAGCCCCGACAGCAAGCGCGTCGCGATCCAATCCGGTCAGCTCACCGACGGGAAGAGCCTCGACCTGATGGTCATCGACATTCCCGCCGGCTGGTGA